The following proteins come from a genomic window of Candidatus Bathyarchaeia archaeon:
- a CDS encoding class I fructose-bisphosphate aldolase family protein codes for MSDIGKGVRLGRILGRGGKTVILALDHGVEHGPSDFPERVLDARVIVREAVKGGANAIMMHKGLAIRTREEWAGKIPLILKITGRTALAPDESAVQAVVGGVEEAVALGADGVAATVYVGATDEPQMLRDFGALVKRCSELGMPMLALMYPRGPKVKNKHGVEYVRYAARLGGELGADVIKTYYTGSTETFKEVVKAAQVPVVAAGGPKLNTAHEVLSMVKSVMDAGAIGVAIGRNVWASADPVGMLSAIRRIVFGNQSVDEALKEVRAF; via the coding sequence TTGTCTGATATAGGGAAGGGGGTAAGGCTGGGGAGGATCCTCGGCAGGGGCGGTAAGACCGTAATATTGGCCCTCGATCACGGCGTCGAGCATGGCCCCTCGGATTTTCCGGAGAGGGTTTTGGATGCAAGGGTCATAGTTCGGGAGGCCGTCAAGGGAGGGGCGAATGCCATAATGATGCATAAGGGTTTGGCTATTAGGACGAGAGAGGAATGGGCGGGGAAGATCCCGCTGATCCTGAAGATAACGGGCAGGACGGCCTTGGCGCCCGATGAATCGGCGGTTCAAGCGGTCGTTGGTGGCGTAGAGGAGGCGGTCGCGTTGGGGGCCGATGGGGTCGCCGCGACCGTTTACGTGGGGGCCACCGATGAGCCACAAATGCTGAGGGATTTCGGCGCCTTGGTCAAGAGGTGCTCGGAGCTCGGGATGCCAATGCTAGCCCTAATGTATCCCAGGGGCCCAAAGGTGAAGAATAAACACGGCGTTGAATACGTTAGATATGCAGCGAGGCTCGGCGGAGAACTGGGAGCGGATGTTATAAAGACTTATTACACGGGCAGTACCGAAACCTTCAAGGAAGTCGTTAAGGCGGCCCAAGTGCCAGTTGTCGCGGCCGGGGGGCCAAAGCTGAATACGGCCCACGAGGTCCTATCCATGGTAAAATCCGTCATGGATGCGGGCGCGATCGGGGTTGCAATAGGTAGGAACGTTTGGGCGAGCGCCGACCCGGTCGGGATGCTAAGCGCCATTAGGCGGATAGTCTTCGGGAATCAAAGCGTCGATGAGGCCCTTAAGGAGGTCAGGGCCTTTTGA